In the genome of Christensenella timonensis, one region contains:
- the hisC gene encoding histidinol-phosphate transaminase, with translation MKTLWSDKAKSLKPYTAGEQPKEKLVKLNTNENAYPPSPKVAQAIMQAAADLRLYPSPDSDALREEIARHHGVSPSQVFCSNGSDEALALCFAAFFQNICTGDSSWFPNVAAPFKLRTLDVTYSFYPVWADLFDIPLDIVPLKDDFSVDVKRMCGARGVILANPNAPTGVALPLSDIELIAQKTEGVFVVDEAYAAFGAKSAIPLVSKYRNIAVVRTLSKSHALAGLRVGYVIADEDLIRALCTIKDSFNSYPLDRLAQAGAAAAVSDTEYYEKTVNKIMDTRTDTIGALYAMGVKCLPSRANFLFIKCDTVPAKEVFQRLREKGVLVRWFDGKRTKDYLRVTIGTPEEMQMFLTALKEIL, from the coding sequence ATGAAAACGCTTTGGAGCGATAAAGCAAAGAGTTTAAAGCCATATACGGCGGGGGAACAGCCCAAAGAAAAGCTGGTCAAGCTGAATACCAATGAAAACGCCTACCCGCCCAGTCCAAAGGTCGCGCAGGCAATTATGCAGGCAGCGGCAGACCTGCGGCTTTACCCCTCCCCCGATTCGGATGCGTTGCGCGAGGAGATCGCCCGGCATCACGGCGTTTCGCCCAGCCAGGTTTTCTGCTCCAACGGCTCGGACGAAGCGCTGGCGCTTTGTTTCGCGGCTTTTTTCCAGAATATCTGTACGGGGGATTCCAGCTGGTTTCCCAATGTGGCCGCGCCTTTTAAACTGCGCACGCTGGATGTGACCTACAGCTTTTATCCCGTATGGGCCGACCTTTTTGATATCCCGCTCGATATCGTGCCCCTCAAGGACGATTTTTCGGTAGACGTAAAAAGGATGTGCGGCGCGCGCGGCGTGATCCTTGCAAACCCCAATGCGCCGACAGGCGTGGCGCTTCCCTTAAGCGATATCGAGCTTATCGCGCAAAAAACGGAGGGCGTCTTTGTGGTGGATGAAGCTTACGCAGCGTTTGGCGCCAAAAGCGCGATCCCCCTCGTTTCCAAATACCGGAACATAGCGGTCGTACGTACGCTGTCCAAGTCGCACGCCTTAGCGGGCCTGCGGGTCGGCTACGTCATCGCGGACGAAGACCTGATCCGTGCGCTTTGTACCATAAAAGACAGTTTCAATTCCTATCCCTTAGACCGGCTCGCGCAGGCGGGTGCGGCCGCGGCGGTCAGCGATACGGAATATTATGAAAAAACAGTCAATAAAATCATGGATACCCGCACGGATACCATCGGCGCGCTCTACGCCATGGGCGTCAAGTGCCTTCCCTCCCGCGCCAATTTTCTCTTCATAAAATGTGACACCGTGCCGGCAAAAGAAGTGTTCCAAAGGCTGCGGGAAAAAGGCGTGCTCGTGCGCTGGTTCGACGGCAAACGCACCAAAGACTATTTGCGCGTCACCATCGGTACGCCTGAAGAAATGCAAATGTTCCTCACCGCGTTAAAGGAGATCCTATGA
- a CDS encoding DNA-3-methyladenine glycosylase I, whose translation MDMKTDKKRCSWATDDILIDYHDNEYGKIKSDSKALFEKLCLESFQAGLSWRTVLVKRDAFRRAFFGFDIGKCANLTDEYLESLMQDKEIIRNRRKIFAVRENARAVERLGKEYGNFFRFVYGFKKPEQLLKALKQYGFVFVGDTICESFMQSIGIIEAHEPDCYLYTPTGQLI comes from the coding sequence ATGGATATGAAAACAGACAAGAAACGCTGCAGTTGGGCGACGGACGATATATTGATCGATTACCACGACAACGAGTACGGCAAAATCAAATCCGACAGCAAGGCACTCTTTGAAAAGCTGTGCCTGGAGAGCTTCCAGGCGGGCCTTTCCTGGAGGACGGTACTGGTAAAAAGGGACGCATTCCGAAGGGCTTTTTTTGGTTTTGATATTGGAAAATGCGCGAACCTGACGGATGAGTACCTGGAATCGCTGATGCAGGACAAGGAGATCATCCGCAACCGGCGCAAGATTTTTGCCGTGCGTGAAAATGCGCGCGCAGTAGAGCGCCTGGGCAAGGAATACGGTAATTTTTTCCGCTTCGTATATGGCTTTAAGAAGCCGGAGCAGCTCTTAAAGGCGCTGAAACAATATGGTTTTGTGTTTGTGGGAGATACGATCTGCGAATCTTTTATGCAGAGCATCGGTATCATCGAAGCGCACGAGCCGGATTGTTACCTTTATACGCCGACCGGCCAATTGATATGA
- a CDS encoding zinc dependent phospholipase C family protein produces the protein MPTTLTHKIAADNILKELEHTDAGKLISREMPAYYSGSQGGDIFLLYKFYFFLFGAKQKMLGWALHYTRPQRFFCESAQYIKEHGSDTLKSYFYGYITHYCLDMLLHPWINKETKPMSSHNTLECALDILYARKNGVDAYAFDKQKFARDIFVDTGEIDAFYKRMSYLFPGLKVDEAPYTKASKYYAYYNGLVSQPTKKDRFKLKLLNIISQLKLKTMLYHPVEEYEGLYDYDFYFQLLDQAVEWSVRRIRLVQAYYEDKVDMTRLQSEFYNVSFHGKSIIPQEERKPFKRLYKKAPLKRVRKAALPRFVP, from the coding sequence ATGCCGACAACGCTGACGCATAAGATCGCGGCAGACAACATTTTGAAGGAACTGGAGCATACGGATGCGGGAAAACTGATTTCCCGGGAGATGCCCGCATACTATTCCGGCTCGCAGGGCGGGGATATCTTTTTGTTGTATAAGTTTTACTTTTTCCTGTTTGGCGCGAAACAGAAGATGCTCGGATGGGCTTTACATTACACCCGGCCGCAGCGTTTTTTTTGCGAAAGCGCGCAGTATATCAAAGAGCATGGCAGCGATACGCTGAAAAGTTATTTTTACGGCTACATCACGCACTATTGCCTCGATATGCTGCTGCATCCGTGGATCAACAAGGAAACGAAGCCCATGTCATCGCACAACACCTTAGAGTGTGCGCTGGATATTTTGTATGCGCGCAAAAACGGCGTGGACGCCTATGCGTTTGACAAACAGAAGTTCGCGCGCGATATTTTTGTGGATACCGGCGAGATCGATGCGTTTTACAAGCGCATGTCTTACCTGTTCCCCGGGCTTAAGGTGGACGAGGCGCCGTATACAAAGGCCAGCAAGTATTATGCATACTATAACGGGCTTGTGTCCCAGCCGACCAAAAAAGACCGGTTTAAACTTAAACTTTTGAATATCATTTCCCAACTTAAGCTAAAGACCATGCTCTACCATCCGGTCGAAGAATACGAGGGGTTGTATGACTACGATTTCTATTTTCAACTGCTTGACCAGGCGGTGGAGTGGAGCGTACGGCGCATAAGGCTCGTACAGGCGTATTATGAGGACAAGGTGGATATGACACGGCTGCAAAGTGAATTTTACAACGTTTCTTTCCACGGCAAATCGATCATCCCGCAGGAGGAGCGTAAGCCGTTCAAACGCTTGTACAAGAAAGCGCCCTTGAAAAGGGTGAGAAAAGCCGCGCTACCACGCTTTGTTCCTTGA
- the nifJ gene encoding pyruvate:ferredoxin (flavodoxin) oxidoreductase yields the protein MAKQTIDGNTAAAHVAYAFSDVGAIYPITPSSPMAESCDEWAAMGRKNIFGQTMKISELQSEAGAAGAVHGSLAAGALTSTFTASQGLLLMIPNMYKISGELLPAVFHVSARALAAHALSIFGDHADVMAARQTGFAMLAAASVQETMDMAAVAHLSTLKAKVPFVHFFDGFRTSHEVSKIELLDYDKLAELADWKAIEEFRARGMNPDHPHQQGTAQNPDIYFQNREAANKYYMATPAIVQETMNAFAKMFGRQYHLFDYVGAADAQHVVVAMGSGCDVTEEAINYLNAQGEKYGLIKVRLYRPFDASAFVDAIPASVKTVTVLDRTKEPGSLGEPLYEDVVTALFEAGRNVKVLAGRYGLGSKEYTPSMVKAVYDNMKSASPKNHFTVGITDDVTNTSLEIKDEIDSSPHGLFSAKFYGLGSDGTVGANKNSIKIIGDHTDMYAQGYFSYDSKKSGGITISHLRFGTSPIQSAYLITQPNMVACHNPSYVIRYDMLEGIKEGGTFLLNSPWSDAEMETELPAAMKNVIARKKLKFYNIDAIKIAGEIGLGGRTNMVMQSAFFKIANIIPEADAVEYMKQAIKKTYGKKGDEIVNMNYKAVDAGMAVQEVKYPESWATTTQGAAPVAVADDAYFRDVVHPILIQKGDDLPVSAFDPRGFVPVGTTKFEKRGIAVNVPQWQINNCIMCNQCSYVCPHASIRPFLADAEAMKNAPAGYETKPARGKDGYSYRIQVSPLDCTGCGNCADICPAKEKALIMKPFAEMEKSQAANWEFAASLPEPKIEVKKNLVPESQYLKPLFEFSGACAGCGETPYVKLVTQLFGDRMVIGNATGCSSIYGGSAPTCPYTVNDEGKGPAWANSLFEDNAEFGYGMNLAFTARRNALKAQVQEAIDAEGEKDPAVQEAMKAWLEVADKGEESKAASANLVAALEKVADRCDTCKAILDQKDLFIKKSVWVFGGDGWAYDIGYGGLDHVIASGEDVNILVMDTEVYSNTGGQASKATPTGSVAKFAASGKKVKKKDLGAIAMTYGYVYVASVAMGANQSQLLKAMQEAEAYPGPSLIIAYAPCINHGINMGKSQHEEKRAVEAGYWQLYRYNPLLKEEGKNPFTLDSKEPTASFQDFILSETRYKSLKKIFPDQADELFKKSEEEAKERYEYYKSLADEK from the coding sequence ATGGCAAAACAAACAATTGACGGTAATACCGCTGCCGCGCATGTCGCATATGCGTTCTCGGATGTCGGCGCGATTTACCCGATCACTCCTTCTTCGCCAATGGCAGAGTCCTGTGATGAATGGGCGGCTATGGGAAGAAAAAACATCTTTGGACAGACAATGAAAATCTCCGAACTGCAGTCTGAGGCAGGCGCAGCAGGTGCGGTTCACGGTTCTTTGGCGGCAGGTGCTTTGACGTCTACGTTCACGGCGTCGCAGGGCCTTTTGCTGATGATCCCGAATATGTATAAAATTTCCGGCGAGCTCCTTCCGGCGGTATTCCATGTATCGGCAAGGGCGCTTGCGGCGCACGCGCTTTCCATCTTCGGCGACCATGCCGACGTAATGGCTGCGCGCCAGACAGGTTTTGCGATGCTCGCGGCTGCCTCCGTACAGGAAACGATGGATATGGCTGCGGTCGCGCACCTTTCCACGCTCAAGGCAAAGGTTCCGTTCGTACATTTCTTCGACGGGTTCCGGACTTCGCACGAAGTTTCCAAGATCGAGCTGCTCGACTACGACAAGCTGGCGGAACTGGCAGATTGGAAAGCAATCGAAGAATTCCGCGCAAGGGGCATGAATCCTGACCATCCGCACCAGCAGGGTACGGCGCAGAACCCCGATATCTATTTCCAGAACAGGGAAGCTGCGAACAAATATTACATGGCGACCCCGGCGATCGTACAGGAAACGATGAACGCGTTTGCGAAGATGTTCGGACGGCAGTACCACTTGTTCGATTATGTCGGCGCTGCGGACGCGCAGCACGTTGTCGTTGCGATGGGCAGCGGCTGCGACGTCACGGAAGAAGCGATCAATTACTTAAACGCACAGGGCGAAAAATACGGCCTCATTAAAGTCCGCCTTTATCGTCCGTTTGATGCGAGCGCGTTTGTGGACGCGATTCCGGCATCCGTTAAAACGGTTACCGTCCTTGACAGGACAAAAGAACCGGGCAGCCTCGGCGAGCCGCTTTACGAGGACGTTGTGACCGCGCTGTTCGAGGCGGGCAGGAACGTCAAGGTTCTCGCGGGCCGCTATGGCCTCGGTTCCAAAGAATACACGCCGTCCATGGTCAAAGCGGTCTATGACAATATGAAGTCGGCGTCTCCGAAGAACCATTTCACGGTCGGTATCACGGACGACGTAACAAATACGTCGCTTGAAATCAAGGACGAGATCGATTCTTCGCCGCACGGCCTGTTCAGCGCGAAGTTTTATGGCCTCGGCTCCGACGGTACGGTGGGCGCGAACAAGAACTCCATCAAGATAATCGGCGACCACACGGATATGTACGCGCAGGGGTACTTCTCCTACGACTCCAAGAAATCCGGCGGCATCACGATTTCGCACCTGCGTTTTGGTACGTCCCCGATCCAGTCGGCATACCTCATTACGCAGCCGAACATGGTGGCTTGCCACAATCCTTCCTATGTCATCCGTTACGACATGCTCGAAGGAATCAAGGAAGGCGGCACGTTCCTCTTAAACTCGCCGTGGAGCGATGCGGAAATGGAAACAGAACTTCCGGCGGCAATGAAGAACGTCATTGCCAGAAAGAAATTGAAATTCTACAATATCGACGCAATCAAGATTGCGGGCGAGATCGGCCTCGGCGGCAGGACGAACATGGTCATGCAGTCCGCGTTCTTCAAGATCGCGAACATCATCCCGGAAGCGGACGCCGTCGAATATATGAAACAGGCGATCAAGAAGACCTATGGCAAGAAGGGCGACGAGATCGTCAACATGAACTATAAAGCGGTTGACGCCGGTATGGCTGTGCAGGAAGTCAAATATCCTGAAAGCTGGGCGACGACCACGCAGGGCGCGGCCCCGGTAGCGGTTGCGGACGATGCATACTTCCGCGACGTGGTACACCCGATCCTCATCCAGAAGGGCGATGACCTTCCGGTGTCCGCTTTTGACCCGCGCGGATTCGTGCCGGTGGGTACGACCAAGTTTGAAAAACGCGGGATCGCGGTCAACGTACCGCAGTGGCAAATCAATAATTGTATTATGTGCAACCAGTGCTCGTACGTTTGCCCGCATGCGTCGATCCGTCCGTTCCTGGCAGACGCAGAGGCAATGAAAAATGCCCCGGCCGGTTATGAAACAAAGCCTGCCCGCGGCAAAGACGGTTACAGCTACCGTATCCAGGTTTCCCCGCTCGATTGTACGGGCTGCGGGAACTGTGCGGATATCTGTCCGGCAAAGGAAAAGGCGCTCATTATGAAGCCTTTTGCGGAAATGGAAAAATCGCAGGCAGCGAATTGGGAGTTTGCGGCTAGCCTGCCGGAACCGAAGATCGAAGTCAAGAAGAACCTCGTTCCGGAAAGCCAGTATTTAAAACCGCTGTTCGAGTTCTCCGGCGCTTGCGCAGGCTGCGGCGAAACGCCGTATGTCAAGCTCGTGACACAGCTGTTCGGCGACAGGATGGTCATTGGCAACGCGACGGGTTGTTCGTCCATCTACGGCGGCAGCGCGCCGACGTGCCCATATACGGTAAACGACGAAGGCAAGGGCCCGGCTTGGGCAAATTCGCTGTTTGAAGACAACGCGGAATTCGGCTACGGCATGAACCTCGCGTTCACCGCGCGCAGGAACGCCCTGAAAGCACAGGTGCAGGAAGCGATCGACGCCGAAGGCGAGAAAGACCCGGCGGTCCAGGAAGCCATGAAAGCATGGCTGGAAGTTGCCGACAAGGGAGAAGAGTCCAAAGCTGCTTCTGCAAACCTCGTTGCCGCCCTTGAAAAGGTTGCGGATCGGTGCGATACCTGCAAAGCGATCTTAGACCAGAAAGACCTGTTCATCAAGAAATCCGTATGGGTATTCGGCGGTGACGGTTGGGCATACGATATCGGTTACGGCGGCCTTGACCATGTGATCGCGTCCGGCGAAGACGTGAATATCCTCGTTATGGATACGGAAGTTTATTCCAATACAGGCGGCCAGGCTTCCAAAGCTACGCCTACCGGTTCCGTCGCGAAATTTGCGGCTTCCGGTAAGAAGGTCAAGAAGAAAGACCTTGGCGCCATCGCGATGACATACGGTTATGTATACGTTGCAAGCGTTGCAATGGGCGCGAACCAGAGCCAGCTCTTGAAGGCGATGCAGGAAGCGGAAGCGTATCCGGGCCCGTCGCTCATCATTGCTTATGCGCCGTGTATCAACCACGGTATCAACATGGGCAAATCGCAGCACGAGGAAAAACGCGCTGTGGAAGCTGGTTACTGGCAGCTTTACAGATACAACCCGCTTCTTAAGGAAGAGGGCAAGAATCCGTTCACGCTCGATTCCAAAGAGCCGACCGCGAGCTTCCAGGACTTCATCTTAAGCGAGACCCGTTACAAATCCCTGAAGAAAATCTTCCCGGATCAGGCGGATGAGCTCTTTAAGAAATCCGAAGAAGAAGCGAAGGAAAGATACGAATACTACAAGAGCCTGGCAGACGAGAAATAA